The Leptospira sp. WS39.C2 genome contains a region encoding:
- a CDS encoding SCO family protein, protein MDRCRLIKISFIVISIFLNLIGCQSKSEINQNVWKQLGFVLPSGESLDPKFWTEKKSVLYFGFSHCPDMCPLALTNFGRASLILGEKAKEFRFVFITLDPERDSPSTLEKYVQNFPSKNLTALSPNVESLESLTKMFGIVREKVGEGNSYRIDHSNFIYVLDENLNTIKTFPGGVSSNALATELRKLIVP, encoded by the coding sequence TTGGATCGTTGCCGTTTAATCAAGATTAGTTTTATTGTTATATCAATTTTTTTAAATTTGATTGGATGCCAATCCAAATCAGAGATCAATCAGAACGTTTGGAAACAATTGGGATTTGTTTTACCAAGTGGTGAAAGTTTAGATCCAAAGTTTTGGACTGAAAAAAAATCAGTTTTATATTTTGGTTTTTCACATTGTCCTGATATGTGCCCATTAGCATTGACTAATTTTGGAAGGGCTTCTTTGATCTTGGGGGAAAAAGCCAAAGAGTTTCGATTTGTATTCATCACTTTAGATCCAGAAAGAGACTCTCCTTCAACATTAGAGAAATACGTACAAAACTTTCCTAGCAAAAACCTAACGGCACTTTCACCAAACGTTGAAAGTTTAGAATCATTAACAAAGATGTTTGGTATTGTGAGAGAGAAAGTTGGTGAAGGGAATTCATATCGAATTGATCATTCCAATTTTATTTATGTATTAGATGAAAATTTAAATACAATAAAAACCTTTCCTGGCGGAGTCTCTTCTAATGCACTTGCAACGGAGCTTAGGAAGTTAATTGTACCTTAG
- a CDS encoding multicopper oxidase domain-containing protein translates to MDRKSFLTTIGFGVMGFVGSIFGSMGFNSRKSNDICGPSDPSSASPNFGVVTTPSVNDNYQNSIGAAGSLRGTNSYGSMAHPPFFIKEDYTERFYYPPNYSNTKNKVKDFNLNLFPLSVNIAHNVNYQAWTFDGIVPGPILRANLGDKLRVHVKNSSPDPHSLHFHGTHDPLEDGWEPIPAFGERTYEIEAGPVGLHPYHCHVPPLMVHTAKGLYGALLVDPSVKRRPAHEFVLTFSGWETKGQGRNDFYTWNGIAGIYDRYPMKVPVGERVRFYIQNMMEREPVMTFHLHAQTFDIIRSLGTTIPDGHSDVVTIGQTERVVIEFVLKKKGRYMFHPHQTHMAENGGMGWIVAV, encoded by the coding sequence ATGGATCGGAAAAGTTTTTTAACTACCATTGGTTTTGGAGTGATGGGTTTTGTGGGTTCGATTTTCGGATCCATGGGCTTTAACTCTAGAAAATCCAACGATATTTGTGGGCCTTCTGATCCATCTTCGGCATCTCCCAATTTTGGAGTTGTTACAACACCAAGTGTTAATGATAATTACCAAAATTCTATAGGTGCTGCAGGAAGTTTACGTGGTACAAATTCTTATGGAAGTATGGCACATCCTCCTTTTTTTATAAAGGAAGATTATACTGAAAGATTTTACTATCCACCTAATTACAGTAATACGAAAAATAAGGTCAAAGATTTTAATTTAAATCTTTTTCCTTTGAGTGTCAATATTGCACATAATGTAAATTACCAAGCTTGGACGTTTGATGGAATCGTTCCTGGACCAATCCTTCGAGCAAATTTGGGTGACAAACTTCGTGTTCACGTAAAAAATTCTAGTCCTGATCCACATTCTTTACATTTTCATGGTACACATGATCCTTTGGAAGACGGATGGGAACCAATCCCTGCTTTTGGTGAAAGGACATACGAGATTGAAGCTGGTCCAGTTGGTTTGCATCCTTACCATTGCCATGTTCCTCCCCTCATGGTTCATACCGCCAAAGGATTGTATGGTGCCTTACTCGTCGATCCATCAGTAAAACGAAGACCTGCACATGAATTTGTCCTTACCTTTTCTGGATGGGAGACAAAAGGGCAAGGTAGAAATGATTTTTATACATGGAACGGAATCGCTGGAATTTATGATCGATATCCAATGAAAGTTCCTGTTGGTGAAAGAGTTCGTTTTTATATACAAAATATGATGGAAAGAGAACCTGTGATGACTTTCCACTTACATGCTCAAACATTTGATATTATTAGAAGTTTAGGAACCACAATTCCTGACGGACATTCTGATGTGGTCACCATTGGTCAAACCGAGAGAGTTGTGATCGAATTTGTTCTTAAGAAAAAAGGACGATATATGTTTCACCCACACCAAACTCATATGGCTGAAAATGGAGGAATGGGTTGGATCGTTGCCGTTTAA
- a CDS encoding PLDc N-terminal domain-containing protein, which translates to METNFANPSFWTYFIGSYAYYLPFVLTMVWAPLALFGLSKQKDMTTGKQIIWSLVILVIPVVGPALYLLLIDTEYEKKFKQIAVGGGLAVFVLVWVLSLISHI; encoded by the coding sequence ATGGAAACAAATTTTGCAAATCCAAGTTTTTGGACATATTTTATCGGATCTTATGCGTATTATCTACCATTCGTGTTAACAATGGTTTGGGCACCACTCGCACTTTTTGGATTGTCGAAACAAAAAGATATGACAACTGGAAAACAAATCATCTGGTCTCTCGTAATTTTAGTGATTCCAGTTGTTGGTCCTGCCCTGTACTTATTACTTATTGACACTGAGTATGAGAAAAAATTCAAACAAATTGCTGTTGGTGGTGGACTTGCGGTATTTGTTTTAGTTTGGGTTTTGAGTCTAATCTCTCACATTTAG
- a CDS encoding right-handed parallel beta-helix repeat-containing protein — protein sequence MEKTKKIMIGILMAMFLTFGLNFCNSEDPANSAFVHVTMMDNAFHPPVIRTFKGGKIRFVNEGNNPHNAISINKDWTTETTYGNLAMFRGAHTDVFFPEEGVFPYFCSFHASPDGKIGMTGVAVIGDASYNPQANSAKSKISKKWTGVTKRVPSQYKTIQNAVDAASPGDLVLVAKGIYKEEVIVTTPSITIRGEDRNETIIDGEFLRGNGIMIVGADGVAVENITTRNSTLNGVYWTGVKGYRGSYITAYNNGDYGVYAFDSVDGLIEHSYASGSPDSGFYIGQCNPCNAIIHDVVSENNALGYSGTNSSGNIYLLSSIWRKNQLGIGPNTLDRELLPPQKQMVVKKNIVYDNNNTNAPSKKLEYPSIGNGIALLGALENVVEDNLVFNHNNYGILVTMNIDENIWISNNNIVRNNKVYHSGRGDIALSGPVNVGNCFEGNSYGVSSPPFLESLQSCSGVRYPHIGDMSSSIGLLALFVQANLKEFVLGSYKNQPIPPSQMNMPNETLAKIIPAHDVFESYKGLIDSAELPKFDQKEFEAQTNNMYTSGWRVHFPGTLKTWYFHIMGYLLPFAIFAAWTGLAMLDRFSVNGAKVDKYFWMILLIPFIGSLVYLFSKDSKVSPVVRNTVVFGGILLFLTILAYAGYAMTAVTEPSIT from the coding sequence ATGGAAAAAACCAAAAAGATAATGATTGGGATCTTAATGGCAATGTTCTTAACCTTTGGTTTGAATTTTTGCAATTCAGAAGATCCTGCTAATTCGGCATTCGTACATGTGACTATGATGGACAATGCCTTCCATCCACCTGTGATCCGCACCTTCAAAGGTGGAAAAATTCGTTTTGTAAATGAAGGGAATAACCCTCATAACGCAATTTCCATCAACAAGGATTGGACCACAGAAACTACTTATGGCAACTTAGCGATGTTTCGCGGGGCGCATACGGATGTGTTTTTTCCTGAGGAAGGTGTTTTTCCTTATTTTTGTTCCTTCCATGCTTCGCCAGATGGAAAAATTGGAATGACAGGTGTTGCCGTGATTGGTGATGCGTCTTACAATCCACAGGCGAATTCTGCAAAATCGAAAATTTCAAAAAAATGGACAGGTGTAACCAAAAGAGTACCTTCACAATATAAAACCATTCAGAATGCAGTTGATGCAGCTTCTCCTGGTGATTTAGTTTTAGTGGCAAAGGGTATTTATAAAGAGGAAGTTATTGTTACAACTCCATCGATTACGATAAGAGGTGAAGACCGAAATGAAACCATCATCGACGGTGAATTCCTTAGAGGGAATGGCATCATGATCGTGGGTGCTGATGGAGTTGCAGTTGAAAACATCACAACAAGAAATTCAACATTAAACGGAGTTTATTGGACTGGTGTGAAAGGTTATCGTGGATCTTATATTACTGCCTACAATAACGGAGATTATGGTGTATATGCATTTGATTCTGTAGATGGTTTAATCGAACATTCTTATGCTTCTGGTTCACCTGATTCTGGTTTTTATATTGGTCAATGTAATCCATGTAATGCGATCATTCACGATGTCGTTTCTGAAAATAATGCTTTGGGATATTCTGGAACAAACTCCAGTGGAAATATCTATTTATTATCTTCTATTTGGAGAAAAAACCAATTGGGCATTGGTCCAAACACTTTGGATCGAGAACTTTTACCTCCACAAAAACAAATGGTTGTGAAAAAGAATATTGTTTATGATAACAATAATACAAATGCACCTTCAAAAAAATTAGAATACCCTTCAATTGGAAATGGAATCGCTCTCCTTGGTGCGTTGGAAAACGTTGTTGAGGATAACCTTGTATTCAATCATAACAATTACGGAATCCTAGTTACAATGAACATTGATGAGAACATTTGGATTTCTAATAATAATATTGTTAGAAACAATAAAGTATATCATTCGGGAAGAGGAGATATTGCTCTCAGTGGACCAGTGAATGTGGGTAATTGTTTTGAAGGAAACTCCTATGGTGTTTCGAGTCCTCCCTTTTTGGAATCATTACAATCTTGTTCCGGAGTTCGATACCCTCATATAGGAGATATGTCTTCCAGTATCGGCCTTCTTGCATTATTTGTACAAGCTAACTTAAAAGAGTTTGTTTTAGGTTCTTATAAAAACCAACCGATACCTCCATCACAAATGAATATGCCAAATGAAACATTGGCAAAAATTATTCCTGCACATGATGTATTTGAATCATATAAAGGGCTCATCGATTCAGCTGAATTGCCAAAATTTGATCAAAAAGAATTTGAAGCTCAAACGAACAATATGTATACATCGGGTTGGCGAGTTCATTTCCCAGGAACTCTTAAAACTTGGTACTTCCATATCATGGGTTATTTATTACCTTTTGCCATCTTTGCAGCTTGGACAGGACTTGCGATGTTAGATCGATTTTCTGTCAATGGAGCAAAAGTGGATAAATACTTTTGGATGATATTACTGATACCATTTATCGGTTCTTTAGTGTATCTATTTTCGAAAGATTCAAAAGTTTCACCAGTTGTAAGGAATACTGTCGTTTTTGGTGGAATTTTATTGTTTTTAACAATACTAGCTTATGCTGGTTATGCGATGACTGCGGTGACAGAACCGTCAATTACTTAA
- a CDS encoding TetR/AcrR family transcriptional regulator: MNSTLNPRKIPQQKRSKERYQKIVQTAIELLGEVGYDDLTTDLIAERSGIPVGSIYQFFANKESIIYSHAENCYLIMHDLFFEKVTKELKRQKKFTPEFVDFTLMAFEQTLNDVKGYRLINSILYTNEALLHLDIESNERFAKSLAEKVIMPMFPKVNKKRAFYISLMIVEAVDSVIKIVHRTQKTSEKKQVLAELKTLLLVYFSSFL; this comes from the coding sequence ATGAATTCAACTCTTAATCCAAGAAAAATACCTCAACAAAAACGTTCTAAAGAACGTTATCAAAAAATTGTACAAACGGCAATTGAGTTGTTAGGTGAAGTCGGTTATGATGATTTAACTACTGATCTAATTGCAGAGAGAAGTGGAATCCCGGTTGGTTCTATTTACCAATTTTTTGCAAATAAAGAATCCATTATTTATTCACATGCAGAAAATTGTTATTTGATTATGCATGACCTTTTTTTCGAAAAAGTTACCAAAGAATTGAAAAGACAAAAAAAGTTTACACCTGAATTTGTAGATTTTACCCTCATGGCCTTTGAACAAACGTTAAATGATGTTAAAGGTTATCGTTTGATCAATTCAATACTATATACAAATGAAGCTTTGTTACATTTAGACATCGAAAGTAATGAACGATTTGCTAAATCCTTGGCAGAGAAAGTGATCATGCCTATGTTCCCAAAAGTGAACAAAAAACGTGCATTTTACATTTCGCTTATGATTGTGGAAGCTGTGGATTCTGTGATCAAAATTGTCCACAGAACCCAAAAAACCTCAGAGAAAAAACAAGTTTTAGCAGAATTAAAAACATTACTTTTGGTATATTTTTCCAGTTTTCTTTGA
- a CDS encoding ABC transporter permease — translation MLAIDIKNLSKSYKIGNTKFSVLNQINLEVKQGEFVAIMGPSGSGKSTLLQVMGLLDTADSGTYRLFGKQIEKEPSNVLSDIRGSMIGFVFQQFHLLSKSNAIQNVCLPSLYTEINEPTKVAEIQLKKVGLENRTHHTPSELSGGQQQRVAIARALLNDPPIIFADEPTGNLDSKSKIEIMLELKRSHEEGKTIVMVTHEPEMAEYCDRIIHVIDGKITNEERKRKSREIHLGTYNILKRKSGWNLIKGIIKQSFFSLTTNRLRTFLSALGILFGVVCVISVMALGEGAKKSVEDQFSSLGANLVIVRTGGMRSGGVSMEAGTINRLDVYDVSAVSKKFPEVKQISAVVNGRAQLVYGNRNWNSFVTGASFNYESLRNLEPTEGRFFTEEEDNKRALVCLIGNTVVRELFDGKNPVGTYLKINRISFRVIGQLPEKGSTGFRDQDDVVLVPLNTAMRRLLNKDAVDNLEMELDPNESSENFIVSIKRFLHERHGTNESMGNIYQVMSMADIQSAVSESNQTMSTLLIALAIVSLMVGGIGIMNIMLVSVKERTKEIGLRKALGARESDIRIQFLIESTLTSLTGGIVGLVFGILTVLFLQEYFGWTIVLSFPSIGFAFLFSISIGILFGWWPSEYAAKLSPIVALRSE, via the coding sequence TTGTTAGCAATCGATATTAAAAATCTATCAAAATCTTACAAAATTGGAAATACGAAATTTTCCGTTCTCAACCAAATCAATTTAGAAGTTAAACAAGGTGAGTTTGTTGCCATCATGGGACCATCTGGTTCTGGAAAATCTACATTGCTACAAGTGATGGGGCTTTTGGATACAGCCGATTCTGGAACTTATCGATTATTCGGAAAACAAATAGAAAAAGAACCTTCGAATGTACTTTCTGATATTCGAGGAAGTATGATAGGTTTTGTTTTCCAACAATTCCATCTATTATCAAAATCAAATGCGATTCAAAACGTGTGTTTGCCCTCTCTATACACAGAGATTAATGAGCCGACGAAAGTTGCGGAAATACAATTAAAAAAGGTTGGATTAGAAAATCGAACACATCATACACCAAGTGAATTGTCTGGTGGACAACAACAAAGAGTTGCGATCGCCAGAGCATTGTTAAATGATCCTCCGATAATTTTTGCAGATGAACCGACTGGAAATTTAGATTCAAAAAGTAAAATTGAAATCATGTTGGAATTAAAAAGGTCACACGAGGAAGGTAAAACGATTGTGATGGTCACACACGAACCTGAAATGGCGGAATATTGTGATCGAATCATTCATGTAATAGATGGAAAAATTACGAATGAAGAACGTAAGAGAAAATCTAGAGAAATACATTTAGGTACATATAATATTTTAAAAAGGAAGTCGGGTTGGAATTTAATAAAGGGAATTATTAAGCAGTCATTTTTTTCACTGACCACAAATCGGTTGAGAACCTTTTTATCTGCATTGGGAATTTTATTTGGTGTTGTTTGTGTGATTTCAGTGATGGCACTTGGTGAAGGTGCTAAAAAATCGGTAGAAGATCAATTTTCGTCGTTAGGTGCCAACTTAGTCATTGTTAGGACAGGTGGAATGAGAAGCGGTGGTGTTTCCATGGAAGCAGGTACAATAAATCGACTGGATGTTTATGATGTATCTGCTGTTTCTAAAAAATTTCCAGAAGTAAAACAAATTTCTGCAGTTGTTAATGGAAGGGCTCAACTTGTTTATGGGAATCGAAATTGGAATAGTTTTGTGACGGGAGCTAGTTTTAATTATGAATCACTTAGAAATTTGGAACCAACGGAAGGCAGATTTTTTACGGAAGAGGAAGATAACAAACGAGCACTTGTATGTCTTATTGGTAATACTGTCGTAAGAGAATTGTTTGATGGTAAAAATCCAGTTGGAACATATTTAAAAATCAATCGAATTTCGTTTAGGGTAATAGGCCAATTGCCTGAAAAAGGCTCAACTGGATTTCGAGACCAAGATGATGTTGTGTTAGTACCTTTAAATACGGCAATGCGTAGATTACTCAATAAAGATGCAGTTGATAACTTAGAAATGGAATTGGATCCAAATGAATCTTCTGAAAACTTTATTGTATCGATAAAACGATTTTTACATGAAAGGCATGGCACAAACGAATCTATGGGAAATATTTACCAAGTGATGAGTATGGCTGACATCCAATCTGCTGTGTCAGAATCAAATCAAACGATGTCAACGTTACTCATTGCACTTGCCATAGTTTCTTTAATGGTAGGTGGAATTGGGATTATGAACATCATGTTGGTATCTGTCAAAGAGAGAACAAAAGAAATTGGACTTAGAAAAGCATTAGGCGCTCGAGAATCTGATATTCGAATCCAATTTTTAATTGAATCAACTCTTACAAGTTTGACAGGTGGTATTGTTGGATTAGTATTTGGAATCCTTACCGTTTTATTTTTACAAGAATACTTCGGTTGGACAATTGTTTTGTCCTTTCCTTCTATTGGATTTGCTTTTTTATTTTCGATATCAATAGGAATACTTTTTGGTTGGTGGCCATCCGAATATGCCGCTAAACTGAGTCCAATTGTAGCATTACGATCAGAATGA